From Zingiber officinale cultivar Zhangliang chromosome 5B, Zo_v1.1, whole genome shotgun sequence, the proteins below share one genomic window:
- the LOC121985982 gene encoding protein FANTASTIC FOUR 3-like encodes MLNLCRAALTFLRLSGIDVEDGRRNDPRRRCRNIPHEYLDGLRIVVGDLLQSPNVVMSSAVRKPPRERVDAGSRGLHDIVYDEGLRMCTEDLGSESGDGRMEAEETEAPGSRSGTLPWRGLKEARKKPRPRPPIPPPLPWLANGRTRFLRAVREGGRIRMTEVLIEPPVEVLRATREGGRLRLDLVILSESEEKSFAGCKPVDEVRNGVTKIAEEEEEEDQEDGDDDAEEDAKTEKTTEEVEAEVRSPTAMVVIQTRSGEERRCQDMLSGYGVPTWWNHRSLMTA; translated from the coding sequence ATGCTGAACTTGTGTAGGGCAGCGCTTACTTTTCTAAGGCTCTCTGGTATCGATGTCGAAGATGGCCGGCGCAACGATCCTCGCCGCCGATGCCGGAATATTCCCCACGAGTATCTCGACGGGCTCCGAATCGTCGTCGGCGATCTGTTGCAGTCGCCGAATGTGGTAATGTCCTCTGCCGTCAGGAAGCCTCCGCGGGAGAGGGTGGACGCAGGATCCCGCGGCCTCCACGATATCGTCTACGACGAAGGGCTGCGCATGTGCACGGAGGATCTTGGATCGGAGAGCGGCGACGGGAGGATGGAGGCGGAGGAGACCGAGGCGCCGGGATCGAGGAGCGGGACTCTACCATGGCGAGGGTTGAAGGAAGCTAGGAAGAAGCCACGGCCGCGGCCCCCGATCCCGCCGCCGCTTCCCTGGTTGGCTAACGGGCGGACTCGGTTTTTAAGAGCGGTGAGAGAAGGTGGGCGGATCCGGATGACAGAGGTCTTGATCGAGCCGCCGGTGGAGGTCCTCCGCGCCACCCGCGAGGGTGGACGCCTCCGTTTGGATCTCGTAATCCTATCTGAAAGCGAAGAAAAGAGCTTCGCCGGCTGCAAACCGGTTGATGAAGTGCGAAACGGAGTGACAAAAATagcggaggaggaagaagaagaagatcaagaagatggCGATGACGACGCAGAAGAAGATGCTAAGACGGAAAAGACTACAGAAGAAGTGGAGGCGGAGGTAAGATCGCCGACGGCGATGGTGGTGATACAGACGAGGAGCGGTGAGGAGCGGAGGTGTCAGGATATGTTGAGCGGTTACGGCGTCCCGACGTGGTGGAATCACCGCAGCTTGATGACAGCGTGA